Proteins encoded in a region of the Paenibacillus pedocola genome:
- a CDS encoding alpha-mannosidase, which yields MERIRRFIRELSERQWLEQYTLEEWDIQASVYTVPGQYDGMRPYTEGGDFSLFPSVQGTTYFFRRTLDIPQEWRGKRAGLIFESGGEGLLRVNGESRQGLDRNHTFATLEASPDGRPLELEIELFDPVPEPVDPLNQQAVIQPPIRAIRSLLVLINEPVQSLMYTAVIVRDAAMLLPEEDMRRIRMLEALYRVMDEYLNLEESAVREGSAVSVLEEKLRTDITGIGGNAEGTIHMVGQSHIDIAWLWPVRETVRKTSRTFSTVNALMEEFPEYHFAQSQPQLFEYLKENDPVLFAKVKERIREGRWELVGGMWVEPDLNIPSGESLMRQMLYGQRFYLEEFGQTSDIEWLPDTFGYCASLPQIMRHGGVRYFMTTKLGWNDTNVFPYDLFHWVGIDGTPILSYLNHGVNENTLPKDVHDHWQSFREKKTHNEQMLLYGHGDGGGGVTREMLEYIRRSGLMVGQPAGTFSNAAGFFAGIEERQPKLPEWRGDLYLELHRGTYTTHGRNKRNNRKAEILYREAELWQTVASSFMKPEERGSSINRLHKGWKLVLLNQFHDIIPGSAITEAYETSEKEYREVFALGEAALRPGLEALAGQVAAAGEGIPYVLFNSLGWARDAVAVIDLANIASTYITTGSAAAGPADLNWTAYDDTGLSLPLDIVSSPAAAGQPSFRIQVPLIPALGYKTIWLRSGAPDTAVAAPALEAATVTESPVLDDSWETPYYRLMFNERGEITSLFDKAAGREIVQPGGRANRFHFFHDRPTLWDAWDIDSRYEEQPAGEAELAGKYVLHSGKVQDVLHFRWKLGGSEIIQDLILYKKDRRIDFKTQVNWNEAHKLLKVGFPVDVIADKATYEIPFGALERPTHRNTSWEQAQYEVCGHRFADVSEHGYGVSLLNDSKYGYDIQGSTMRLSLLRAPKWPDATADQGIHEFTYSLYPHTGDWRSAHTLRKAAELNLEVPVIAAVGQSGHLPPAGSLIGFSGEHVVLDTVKPSEDGQGSVLRLYESSGGRETVKLSWEQPFGEVYLSNTLEEKLEAVAHHEGQFQLHFAPFEIKTVYIR from the coding sequence ATGGAACGGATTAGAAGATTTATCCGCGAGCTGTCCGAGCGGCAATGGCTGGAGCAGTACACGCTTGAGGAATGGGACATCCAGGCTTCGGTATATACCGTACCGGGTCAATATGACGGAATGCGGCCTTATACTGAAGGCGGGGATTTCAGCCTGTTCCCGAGTGTACAAGGAACTACGTATTTTTTCCGCCGTACGCTGGATATTCCCCAGGAATGGAGAGGGAAGCGTGCGGGTCTGATTTTTGAGTCGGGAGGCGAGGGTTTGCTGCGGGTTAACGGAGAATCGCGCCAGGGCCTCGACCGGAACCACACCTTTGCCACACTTGAAGCATCCCCGGACGGAAGACCGCTGGAGCTGGAAATTGAATTGTTCGATCCGGTCCCGGAGCCGGTGGACCCCCTAAATCAGCAGGCGGTCATCCAGCCGCCGATCCGGGCCATCCGCTCTTTGCTTGTATTGATCAATGAGCCGGTACAGAGCCTGATGTATACCGCCGTCATTGTCCGCGATGCGGCCATGCTGCTGCCGGAAGAGGATATGCGCCGCATACGGATGCTGGAAGCCTTGTACCGGGTGATGGATGAATATCTGAATTTGGAGGAGTCAGCGGTACGTGAAGGAAGTGCTGTCTCCGTGCTTGAGGAGAAGCTGCGTACTGATATTACAGGAATCGGCGGTAATGCGGAAGGCACCATTCATATGGTCGGCCAGTCGCATATCGACATTGCCTGGCTGTGGCCTGTGCGGGAGACCGTACGGAAGACCAGCCGCACCTTCTCGACGGTGAATGCCTTAATGGAGGAATTTCCTGAATATCATTTCGCCCAGAGCCAGCCGCAGCTGTTCGAATATCTCAAGGAGAATGATCCGGTTTTGTTCGCCAAGGTCAAAGAGAGAATCCGCGAAGGCCGCTGGGAGCTGGTCGGCGGCATGTGGGTGGAGCCGGATCTGAACATCCCGAGCGGGGAATCGCTGATGCGCCAGATGCTCTACGGCCAGCGGTTTTACCTGGAGGAATTCGGCCAAACCTCTGACATTGAATGGCTGCCGGATACCTTCGGCTACTGTGCATCGCTTCCGCAGATTATGCGGCATGGCGGCGTGCGGTATTTCATGACTACGAAGCTGGGCTGGAATGACACCAATGTGTTCCCATATGATCTGTTCCATTGGGTCGGCATTGACGGCACCCCGATACTGTCCTATCTCAACCATGGGGTGAACGAGAATACGCTGCCTAAGGATGTTCACGACCACTGGCAATCCTTCCGCGAGAAAAAAACACACAACGAGCAGATGCTGCTCTACGGCCATGGCGACGGAGGCGGGGGCGTGACTCGCGAAATGCTGGAATACATCCGCCGTTCCGGGCTGATGGTCGGCCAGCCGGCCGGCACGTTCAGCAATGCCGCCGGGTTCTTCGCCGGCATTGAAGAGCGGCAGCCGAAGCTGCCCGAATGGCGCGGCGACCTGTATCTGGAGCTGCACCGCGGCACCTATACCACCCATGGCCGCAATAAAAGGAACAACCGCAAAGCGGAAATCCTGTACCGGGAGGCGGAGCTGTGGCAGACGGTGGCCTCTTCCTTTATGAAGCCGGAGGAACGGGGAAGCAGCATTAACCGACTGCACAAAGGCTGGAAGCTGGTCCTGCTGAACCAGTTTCATGATATTATCCCCGGGTCGGCGATTACCGAGGCCTATGAAACCTCTGAGAAGGAATACCGCGAGGTGTTCGCTCTCGGGGAGGCAGCACTCCGGCCGGGGCTTGAGGCCCTGGCGGGCCAAGTGGCTGCGGCAGGTGAAGGGATTCCTTATGTGCTCTTCAACAGCCTGGGCTGGGCACGGGATGCCGTTGCTGTAATTGATTTAGCAAATATAGCTTCAACCTATATAACAACAGGATCCGCTGCCGCTGGACCGGCAGATCTGAATTGGACTGCGTATGATGACACCGGCCTTTCGCTGCCGCTGGATATCGTCTCCTCTCCTGCAGCAGCGGGCCAGCCTTCATTCCGCATTCAGGTTCCGCTGATCCCGGCTCTGGGCTATAAGACAATCTGGCTGAGAAGCGGAGCTCCGGATACAGCCGTTGCTGCCCCGGCCTTGGAGGCGGCAACGGTGACGGAATCCCCTGTGCTGGATGACAGCTGGGAGACACCGTATTACCGCCTCATGTTCAACGAACGGGGCGAAATCACCAGTCTGTTCGACAAAGCAGCCGGCCGCGAGATTGTACAGCCGGGCGGGCGGGCCAACCGGTTTCATTTTTTCCATGACCGTCCGACTTTGTGGGATGCCTGGGACATCGACAGCCGTTATGAAGAACAGCCTGCTGGCGAAGCTGAACTGGCTGGGAAATACGTGCTGCACTCCGGCAAGGTGCAGGATGTGCTCCACTTCCGCTGGAAGCTGGGCGGGTCGGAAATTATCCAGGATCTTATTTTATATAAGAAAGACCGTAGAATCGACTTCAAAACACAGGTGAACTGGAATGAAGCCCATAAGCTGCTGAAGGTCGGCTTCCCGGTCGATGTAATTGCAGATAAAGCGACTTATGAGATTCCGTTTGGTGCGCTGGAGCGTCCGACCCACCGCAACACCAGCTGGGAGCAGGCACAGTATGAGGTGTGCGGCCACCGGTTTGCCGATGTATCCGAGCACGGATATGGTGTAAGCCTGCTGAATGACAGCAAATACGGCTATGACATTCAGGGCAGCACGATGCGCCTCTCCCTGCTGCGCGCGCCGAAATGGCCTGATGCCACAGCGGACCAGGGTATTCATGAATTCACTTATTCGCTCTATCCGCACACTGGAGACTGGCGGAGTGCGCACACGCTGCGCAAGGCGGCAGAGCTGAATCTTGAGGTGCCGGTCATCGCAGCCGTTGGGCAGAGCGGTCACCTGCCGCCTGCTGGATCCTTGATCGGTTTCAGCGGAGAGCATGTCGTGCTGGACACCGTCAAACCCTCCGAGGATGGACAGGGCAGCGTTCTGCGCCTCTATGAATCCTCCGGCGGGCGCGAAACCGTGAAGCTCAGCTGGGAGCAGCCTTTTGGCGAAGTATATCTATCCAATACGCTGGAGGAGAAGCTGGAGGCTGTTGCCCATCATGAAGGGCAATTTCAGCTGCATTTCGCTCCATTTGAGATTAAGACTGTCTATATCCGATGA
- a CDS encoding ABC transporter permease: MIGGFIRNIIKDKVMLLMVLPGALWFLFFSYLPMVGTVIAFKEYRYSREGFWASIINSKWVGWDNFKFLFTTNDAYIITRNTLLYNAVFILVGLVLSVVMAIVLAEIANKKLAKVYQTGMFLPYFLSWVVVGYFAFSFLSSESGVLNQILSYFGAEPVNWYSEKKYWPVILVLVYLWKALGYNSVVYLAAIMGIDKSLYEAAMIDGAGKFQQIKNITLPMLSPIITIMTLLAIGKIFYADFGLFYQVPRNSGTLYSVTNVIDTYVYQGLKSTGEIGMSTAAGLYQSVVGFVLVITSNYIVRKFNKDSALF, encoded by the coding sequence ATGATTGGCGGATTCATCCGAAACATCATCAAAGACAAGGTTATGCTGCTCATGGTCCTACCGGGCGCGCTGTGGTTCCTCTTCTTTTCCTATCTGCCGATGGTGGGTACCGTTATTGCCTTTAAGGAGTACCGCTACAGCCGGGAAGGCTTCTGGGCAAGCATCATCAACAGCAAGTGGGTGGGCTGGGATAACTTTAAATTTCTGTTCACCACCAACGACGCGTACATCATCACCCGGAACACCCTCTTATACAATGCTGTTTTCATACTGGTGGGGCTGGTGCTGTCGGTGGTCATGGCGATTGTGCTTGCAGAGATTGCCAACAAAAAACTGGCCAAGGTCTACCAGACCGGTATGTTCCTGCCGTATTTTCTGTCCTGGGTCGTAGTCGGCTACTTTGCCTTCAGCTTTCTCAGCTCCGAGAGTGGGGTACTGAACCAGATCCTGAGCTATTTTGGGGCAGAACCCGTCAACTGGTATTCCGAGAAGAAATACTGGCCGGTCATCCTCGTGCTCGTGTATCTGTGGAAGGCGCTCGGTTATAACAGCGTAGTCTATCTGGCCGCTATTATGGGTATCGACAAATCGCTGTATGAAGCGGCGATGATCGACGGTGCAGGCAAATTCCAGCAGATCAAGAACATTACGCTGCCGATGCTGAGCCCGATTATCACCATTATGACGCTGCTGGCCATCGGGAAAATTTTCTACGCTGACTTTGGACTGTTCTATCAGGTGCCCCGCAATTCAGGGACGCTCTACAGTGTTACGAATGTTATCGATACCTATGTCTACCAGGGTCTGAAATCAACAGGCGAGATCGGCATGAGTACTGCGGCGGGCTTGTATCAATCCGTTGTCGGCTTCGTGCTTGTTATCACCTCGAACTATATCGTGCGCAAATTTAACAAGGACAGCGCCTTATTCTAG
- a CDS encoding ABC transporter substrate-binding protein — MNKKSKRFSLLLTSMMAFSVLLSACGGGSDNAGANDSASGTGGTSEKPVELIWYTIGAPQKDLDKVVQEVNKYTKEKINATLKVNMIDYGDYSQKMQVKVASGEPMDIMFTSSWALDYVQNARKGAFMEIDSLIDEYGKGIKDTIDPAFLEGSKVDGHNYAIPANKELPAQEVWRFNKELLDKYNLDINSATTLESIEPLLKTIKENEPGVTPYAMVKDYMPVLPFDYIIEKMPMAVYLDTKDYKIVNILETPELKSSLETVHKYYKAGYLSSEVATTTSVDDLYKAGKWFMDRATTQPMADNLWTASYGYPVVSTPAGESYIYNWSVMGSMQAISANSEYPEKAMEFLNLLNTDPYLRNLIDSGIEGVHYEKINDNTIKNLPEAQNYDMPSFSLGNIMINYLNEGDPADKWEQFKKFNEAGINAPLLGFNFDTSKVTSEIAAVQNVKEEFWAPLMTGTVDPEEYLPKAIEKFKAAGLDKIIAEAQTQIDAWKAANNK, encoded by the coding sequence ATGAACAAGAAGAGCAAACGGTTTTCCCTGTTACTTACATCAATGATGGCGTTCTCGGTACTGCTTAGCGCATGCGGCGGCGGATCGGACAATGCCGGGGCTAATGATTCCGCTTCAGGAACAGGCGGCACTTCGGAGAAGCCGGTAGAGCTGATCTGGTACACCATCGGTGCTCCGCAGAAGGACCTGGATAAGGTCGTACAGGAAGTCAACAAATACACCAAAGAGAAGATCAACGCAACCCTGAAGGTCAACATGATCGACTACGGCGACTATTCACAAAAAATGCAGGTGAAGGTTGCTTCAGGTGAACCTATGGACATTATGTTTACCAGCTCGTGGGCGCTTGATTATGTGCAGAATGCCCGCAAAGGCGCATTTATGGAAATCGACAGCCTGATCGATGAATACGGCAAGGGGATCAAGGATACTATCGACCCTGCATTCCTGGAAGGCTCCAAGGTAGACGGACACAACTACGCCATCCCGGCTAACAAAGAGCTTCCGGCACAGGAAGTATGGCGCTTCAACAAAGAGCTGCTGGACAAGTACAACCTGGATATCAATAGCGCAACCACGCTGGAAAGTATTGAACCCCTGCTCAAGACGATCAAAGAAAACGAACCGGGCGTTACTCCTTATGCAATGGTGAAGGATTACATGCCGGTATTGCCTTTTGACTATATCATCGAAAAAATGCCGATGGCCGTTTACCTGGACACCAAAGACTACAAAATCGTTAACATTCTAGAAACACCAGAGCTCAAATCCAGTCTTGAAACCGTACACAAATATTACAAGGCAGGTTATCTGTCATCGGAAGTAGCAACAACGACCTCCGTGGATGACCTCTACAAAGCCGGCAAATGGTTTATGGACCGGGCCACAACCCAGCCAATGGCTGATAACCTGTGGACGGCCAGCTACGGCTACCCTGTAGTTTCTACACCGGCAGGTGAATCCTACATTTATAACTGGTCTGTTATGGGCTCGATGCAGGCCATCTCGGCGAACTCTGAGTATCCGGAGAAAGCGATGGAGTTCCTGAACCTGCTGAATACCGACCCTTATCTGCGCAACCTGATCGACTCGGGGATTGAAGGCGTGCATTACGAGAAAATCAATGATAACACCATCAAGAATCTGCCGGAAGCGCAAAACTATGATATGCCGTCCTTCTCCCTGGGCAATATCATGATCAACTACCTGAACGAAGGCGACCCTGCAGACAAATGGGAGCAATTCAAGAAGTTTAACGAAGCAGGTATCAATGCGCCGCTGCTCGGCTTCAACTTCGATACCTCCAAGGTAACGAGTGAAATCGCTGCAGTGCAGAACGTCAAGGAAGAATTCTGGGCTCCGCTCATGACAGGAACTGTAGATCCTGAAGAATATCTGCCAAAAGCGATCGAGAAATTCAAGGCTGCCGGACTCGACAAAATCATCGCAGAAGCACAAACCCAAATCGACGCCTGGAAAGCCGCGAACAATAAATAA
- a CDS encoding carbohydrate ABC transporter permease, whose amino-acid sequence MSTLIRKERDFHKLSKTWNVLFNLFAGIFAFLCVFPFIFVVIISFTDEGVLARDGYSLLPAKWSLGAYQYVFQSGDMLLRSYGVTILVTVLGTLISLLFISFYAYAISRKSFRYRNFFAFFAFFTMLFNGGLVPTYIIVTQFLGLKDTIWALIMPLAVNAFYIMILRTFYSTSVPDAIIESGKIDGAGEFRIFLTLVLPLSLPGLATIALFSTLGYWNDWFNALLYIDDPNLVPLQSMLMRIETSMQFIMQNSTNSSLSLEALRSMPQDTSRMAMVVLATGPIIFAYPFFQRYFIQGLTVGAVKE is encoded by the coding sequence ATGTCCACCTTAATCCGCAAAGAACGTGATTTTCATAAGCTCTCCAAAACCTGGAATGTGCTGTTCAACCTGTTTGCCGGTATCTTTGCCTTTCTCTGCGTTTTCCCTTTTATCTTTGTGGTGATCATCTCCTTCACCGATGAAGGGGTACTGGCCCGGGACGGCTACAGTCTGCTTCCGGCCAAATGGAGTCTGGGCGCGTACCAGTATGTGTTCCAGTCGGGGGATATGCTGCTGCGCTCTTACGGGGTAACTATCCTCGTCACCGTGCTCGGCACTTTGATCAGCCTGCTGTTTATTTCTTTTTATGCCTATGCCATTTCGCGTAAAAGCTTCCGATACCGCAATTTCTTCGCTTTCTTTGCCTTTTTCACCATGCTCTTCAACGGCGGGCTCGTTCCGACCTATATCATTGTTACCCAGTTCCTGGGACTGAAGGATACGATCTGGGCGCTGATCATGCCGCTGGCCGTGAATGCTTTTTATATTATGATCCTCCGTACCTTCTACAGCACCAGCGTTCCCGATGCCATTATTGAGTCCGGCAAAATCGACGGTGCAGGCGAGTTCCGGATATTCCTGACGCTTGTGCTGCCGTTATCCTTGCCGGGCCTCGCTACGATTGCACTGTTCAGTACCTTGGGCTACTGGAATGACTGGTTCAATGCGCTGCTCTATATCGATGACCCGAATCTGGTGCCGCTGCAGTCCATGCTGATGCGGATCGAGACCAGCATGCAGTTTATTATGCAGAACTCCACCAACAGCTCGCTCAGCCTGGAGGCGCTCCGCTCCATGCCGCAGGATACCTCCCGGATGGCGATGGTCGTGCTGGCCACCGGACCGATTATTTTTGCCTATCCCTTCTTCCAGCGCTATTTCATCCAGGGTCTTACGGTAGGGGCTGTTAAAGAATAA
- a CDS encoding response regulator transcription factor has product MYKVFIVDDEPFIIEGLYDIVDWAGMGMEIVGRAENGQEALEALSSLRADILITDISMPMMNGLDLIRAVRGLQPGLKVIILSGYDEFGYLKEGMTLGIENYLLKPINLEEFKATLNNTVEKLHMSRVEDERNAHSISILRDNIMYRWLRGQIGPNEFRERSELLRIQLDKPLLLAALLRPKAGTGGELLAAAADALGGEGSVVLFQDMDGDIVLLHGLSEYQLGKEAADRCHERLLEQLSSFEPLRLSLGTVVETEERAAESYAQAKKAQEYFMLFPERNVIRYEEIEHRSEGDGREITLNWEQVQKLILAKDKETLLQWIDERFEQLRHMEGVTPEMLQDFSMEWMIRFKMQLKEIRHCEEPELYQEGFRRLRETASIHEWISILKEAASLTVDLLIRDVKSPVVQQVLNFIHESYADELSLKTLGAQFNIHPVYLGQLFSKELGDTFTEYINRYRIEKAKELLRTTPYKVHEIARNVGYWETGYFYKQFKKYMGISPTEYKGLV; this is encoded by the coding sequence ATGTATAAGGTGTTTATTGTAGATGACGAGCCTTTTATTATCGAGGGTCTGTATGACATCGTTGATTGGGCCGGAATGGGCATGGAGATTGTCGGCCGGGCGGAGAACGGGCAGGAGGCACTGGAGGCACTGTCCTCGCTGCGTGCAGATATACTGATCACCGATATTTCGATGCCAATGATGAACGGGCTTGACCTGATCCGGGCCGTCCGGGGGCTTCAGCCGGGCCTTAAGGTCATTATCCTCAGCGGGTATGACGAGTTCGGCTATCTTAAGGAAGGCATGACCCTGGGCATCGAGAATTATCTGTTGAAGCCGATCAATCTGGAGGAGTTCAAGGCTACGCTGAATAATACGGTGGAGAAGCTCCATATGAGCAGAGTCGAAGATGAACGGAATGCGCACAGCATCTCCATCTTAAGGGACAATATCATGTACCGCTGGCTGAGAGGCCAGATTGGGCCGAATGAATTCCGGGAGCGCTCAGAACTGCTGCGCATACAGCTTGATAAGCCGCTGCTGCTGGCGGCACTGCTGCGTCCGAAGGCCGGTACCGGCGGTGAGCTGTTGGCGGCGGCAGCAGATGCGCTTGGCGGCGAAGGCTCCGTCGTTCTTTTTCAGGACATGGATGGAGACATTGTACTGCTGCATGGCTTAAGCGAATATCAGCTCGGGAAGGAAGCGGCGGATCGCTGTCATGAGCGGCTGCTGGAGCAATTGTCTTCCTTTGAGCCGCTCCGCCTGTCGCTCGGAACCGTCGTGGAGACGGAAGAACGGGCAGCGGAGAGCTACGCGCAGGCGAAGAAGGCGCAGGAGTATTTCATGCTGTTTCCGGAGCGGAATGTGATCCGTTATGAGGAGATTGAGCACCGCAGCGAAGGAGACGGGCGGGAGATCACGCTGAACTGGGAGCAGGTGCAGAAGCTGATTCTGGCTAAGGATAAAGAGACGCTGCTGCAGTGGATTGACGAGCGGTTTGAGCAGCTGCGGCATATGGAGGGGGTAACCCCGGAGATGCTGCAGGATTTCTCGATGGAATGGATGATCCGCTTCAAAATGCAGCTGAAGGAAATCAGGCACTGCGAAGAGCCGGAGCTGTATCAGGAGGGCTTCCGCAGACTCCGCGAGACGGCCTCCATTCATGAATGGATCTCGATTCTCAAAGAAGCCGCTTCGCTTACGGTGGATCTTCTGATCCGCGATGTGAAGAGTCCGGTGGTCCAGCAGGTGCTTAATTTTATTCATGAATCCTATGCCGATGAGCTTTCCCTGAAGACACTTGGCGCCCAGTTCAACATTCATCCGGTCTATCTGGGGCAGCTGTTCAGCAAGGAGCTGGGCGATACGTTCACCGAATATATCAACCGCTACCGGATTGAGAAAGCCAAGGAGCTCCTGCGGACAACTCCGTATAAGGTTCACGAAATTGCCCGGAATGTTGGCTACTGGGAGACCGGATATTTCTACAAGCAATTCAAAAAGTACATGGGCATTTCCCCCACAGAATATAAAGGACTTGTGTAG
- a CDS encoding glycoside hydrolase family 3 N-terminal domain-containing protein, translating to MTYKDPGRPAKERAEYLLGLMTLEEKAAQLVQPFGWQVYEHTDGVITLTKDFKRQVAETGIGALYGMLRADPWTGVTLAGGLSPRQGAEAVNAIQRYAIENSRLGIPVLIGEECSHGHMAIGATVFPVPLLLGSSWNVDLYREMCRAVALETRSQGGTVTYSPVLDVVRDPRWGRTEECFGEDAYLISELAVASVEGLQGDSLSSQASVGATLKHFAGYGSSEGGRNAGPVHMGWRELLEVDLLPFKKAVEAGAVSIMPAYNEIDGVPCTTNTALLEDILRGAWGFDGMVITDCGAIEMLAEGHDVAEDGLDASVQAITAGIDMEMSGVMFGSHLVNAVRSGKLAVEVLDRAVQRVLELKFRLGLFEQPYADPEAAEKFIGCAEHRALARKLAAESIILLKNEGGTLPLAPGSGSGKIAVIGPNADAPYNQLGDYTSPQPRSSIATVLNGVRSKLGPERVLYAPGCRIKGDDREGFEAALFCAAQAETVVMVLGGSSARDFGEDSIDLKTGASKVTEHSWSDMDCGEGIDRISLALSGVQLELFKEIHQLGKPVVVVYINGRPVSEPWIEEHAHAILEAWYPGQEGGHAVADILFGDVNPSGKLTVSWPKDAGQLPVYYNGKRSRGKRYLEADSQPRYPFGYGLSYTSFSYSDLKVEPEQITADETATVSVQIKNTGELAGSEVVQLYISDVASKVSRPAKELKGFRKITLAPGETQTVEFEIGAEQLQYIGPDYQPVVEPGAFKVLVGGHVNDVLEAALVVMEGAHGTD from the coding sequence ATGACATACAAAGATCCAGGCAGACCGGCCAAGGAACGGGCGGAGTACTTACTGGGACTGATGACCTTGGAAGAAAAGGCCGCGCAGCTGGTTCAGCCCTTCGGCTGGCAGGTCTATGAACATACAGATGGTGTTATTACGCTTACGAAAGACTTTAAACGCCAGGTGGCCGAGACAGGCATCGGTGCTTTATACGGTATGCTTCGGGCCGATCCGTGGACCGGTGTGACGCTGGCCGGCGGATTATCGCCGCGTCAGGGTGCGGAAGCTGTGAATGCTATTCAGCGCTATGCCATTGAGAACTCGCGCCTGGGCATTCCCGTTCTGATAGGGGAAGAATGCTCGCACGGTCATATGGCAATTGGAGCTACGGTATTCCCGGTTCCGCTGTTGCTGGGCAGCTCGTGGAATGTCGATCTGTACCGGGAGATGTGCCGGGCAGTGGCGCTGGAGACCCGCAGCCAGGGCGGAACGGTGACGTATTCGCCGGTGCTCGACGTGGTGCGCGACCCCCGCTGGGGCCGCACCGAAGAATGCTTTGGAGAGGACGCCTATCTGATCAGCGAGCTGGCCGTGGCCTCCGTCGAGGGGCTGCAGGGGGATTCGCTGAGCAGCCAGGCAAGCGTCGGCGCAACGCTGAAGCACTTCGCCGGCTACGGCAGCTCTGAGGGCGGGCGTAATGCCGGTCCGGTGCATATGGGCTGGCGCGAGCTTTTGGAGGTGGATTTGCTGCCGTTTAAGAAGGCAGTGGAGGCGGGCGCGGTGTCCATTATGCCGGCCTACAATGAGATCGACGGCGTTCCCTGCACGACGAATACTGCACTGCTGGAGGATATTCTCCGCGGAGCGTGGGGCTTTGACGGTATGGTCATCACCGATTGCGGCGCCATCGAGATGCTGGCGGAAGGTCATGATGTCGCCGAAGACGGTTTGGATGCGTCCGTGCAGGCTATCACGGCGGGGATCGATATGGAGATGTCCGGTGTGATGTTTGGCAGCCATCTGGTGAACGCCGTTCGCAGCGGCAAGCTAGCCGTGGAGGTCCTGGACCGTGCCGTGCAGCGGGTGCTGGAGCTGAAATTCAGGCTCGGCCTGTTCGAACAGCCGTATGCGGACCCGGAAGCGGCGGAGAAGTTTATCGGCTGCGCAGAGCACCGGGCACTTGCCCGGAAGCTGGCCGCTGAGAGCATCATTCTGCTCAAGAATGAGGGGGGAACGCTGCCGCTGGCACCCGGCTCCGGTTCCGGCAAGATTGCCGTGATCGGACCGAACGCCGATGCGCCCTACAATCAACTGGGCGATTATACCTCGCCGCAGCCGCGGTCGAGCATCGCAACCGTGCTGAACGGCGTGCGCAGCAAGCTTGGTCCGGAGCGGGTGCTGTACGCACCCGGCTGCCGGATCAAAGGCGATGACCGGGAAGGCTTCGAGGCTGCGCTGTTCTGCGCTGCGCAGGCCGAGACCGTAGTAATGGTACTCGGCGGCTCAAGTGCCCGCGATTTCGGCGAAGACAGCATTGACCTGAAGACCGGAGCGTCGAAGGTGACAGAGCATTCCTGGAGCGATATGGACTGCGGCGAAGGGATTGACCGGATCTCGCTGGCCCTTTCAGGAGTGCAGCTGGAACTGTTCAAGGAGATTCATCAGCTCGGCAAGCCGGTGGTTGTCGTCTATATCAACGGCCGTCCGGTGAGCGAGCCTTGGATCGAGGAACATGCCCATGCCATTCTGGAGGCCTGGTATCCCGGACAGGAGGGCGGCCATGCCGTGGCCGATATTCTGTTCGGAGACGTGAATCCTTCCGGCAAGCTTACGGTCTCCTGGCCGAAGGATGCCGGACAGCTTCCGGTGTACTACAACGGCAAGCGCTCACGCGGCAAAAGATATCTTGAAGCCGATTCACAGCCGCGCTACCCGTTCGGGTATGGACTAAGCTATACAAGCTTCAGCTACTCAGATCTCAAGGTGGAGCCGGAGCAGATTACAGCGGATGAAACGGCAACCGTATCCGTGCAGATAAAGAACACAGGTGAGCTTGCAGGATCTGAAGTCGTTCAGCTCTATATCTCCGATGTTGCCAGCAAGGTATCAAGACCAGCGAAGGAACTCAAAGGTTTCCGTAAAATCACGCTGGCTCCGGGAGAAACACAAACCGTGGAATTTGAAATTGGCGCGGAGCAGCTGCAGTATATCGGCCCGGACTATCAGCCTGTCGTAGAGCCGGGGGCATTCAAGGTGCTGGTGGGCGGCCATGTGAATGATGTGCTGGAAGCTGCACTAGTTGTAATGGAGGGTGCTCATGGAACGGATTAG